The stretch of DNA AGCCGGCTAGAACAGGTCCAGCTGCCCGGCTGGATTCCCGCTGCCGCCCTTGCCGGCGGCAGGCGATGGACGCGCCGGCACGGTCAGCGGCTTGCGAAACTGCGAGCCGTCCAGCCTGCCGAAGCGCCCACGAAACTCCCCCATCCCCAGCCGGTGCACCGCTTTCGAGAAGCGCTGGCGGATCAGGTCCGCCCACACGCCCTCGCCGTGCATGCGCTTGCCGAAGTCGCTGTCGTAATCCTTGCCGCCGCGCAGGTCGCGCACGCGGTTCATGACGCGCTGCGCCCGCTCGGGGAAATGCGCCTGCAGCCATTCCTGGAACAGCGGGTTGACCTCGTGCGGCAGGCGCAACACGACGTAATGGGCGCCGATGGCGCCGGCCTCAAGCGCCGCTTCCAGGATACGCTCGATCTGCGGTTCGGTGACGAAAGGAATGATGGGCGCCACGCTCACGCTGACCGGAATGCCAGCCTCGGCAAGGGTGCGGATGGTGCGCAGGCGCCGTGCCGGCGCTGCCGCGCGCGGCTCCAGCGTGCGCGCGATTTCCGGATCGAGCGTGGTCAGAGTGATGGCGGCGCAGGCCAGGTTCTTTTCCGCCATCGGCGCGATCAGGTCGATGTCGCGCTCGATGAGGGAAGACTTGGTGATGAGTCCGACCGGATGCCGGCATTCGCTCAGCACCTCGAGCACCTGGCGCGTGAGGCGCATCTCGCGCTCACAGGGTTGATACGCGTCGGTGTTGACGCCGAGGGCGATGTGCTCGGGCACGTAGCCCGGCTTGGCCAGCTCGCGCCGCAGCAGCTCGGCCGCATTCACCTTGGCGAACAGCCGGCTTTCGAAGTCGAGCCCCGGCGACAGGCCGAGGTAGCTGTGGGTGGGCCGCGCAAAACAATAGATGCAACCGTGCTCGCAACCGCGATACGGATTCAGCGAGACGTTAAAGGGGATGTCGGGCGAAGCATTGCGCGAGAGGATGCTCTTGGCGTGCTCGTTGGTGACGAGCGTCTTGATCCCGGCAGCTTCATCCTCGTCACGCTCCCAGCCGTCGTCGAATTCTTCCCGGCCATTGACCTCGTAGCGCCCCTGCAGGTTCGATATCGCGCCCCGCCCCTTGCGCGCCGCGAGCGGACGCGGGCCGAGCATGGGCTGCTCGTCCACGGGCTGGCGCTGGCTGGGTTGGTTGCGGTCGGGCACGTCGGCTCCATACTGTATATTTATACAGTATGGTACGCCTCTCTCAACCGGATTTCAAGTCCGGCGCACCCAGCGGCACATACGCGGCCTGCTGCTGCACGAAACCGTCGAATGCCTCGAACAAGGGCTGGAAGACGGCATCATCCCCTTCCAGCTGGCCCAGCGCCAGCGCCGCCGCCTCCAGCGAAGACAGCTGGTGCGGCGCATGCGCCTTGCGGATCCGGTAATTCGACGGCGCGACGTCCACCAGCGCCAGGCGCGGCAAGGCTTGCAGGGCTGGGTTCAGGTACAGCATCTTGCGGCTCTTGCGCCAGGTGGCATCCAGCAGCACCAGGCGCAGCTGCTGCGCCTCCAGCGCTTCGAACGGCGGCGGCGCCGGCAGGCTGGGGTCGCCCGGCGTGTCCGGATACAGCAGTACCGGCACGCGGCCGTCCGCATGCAGCAGCGCATCCAGTTCGGCGCGGTCGAAAGCCTCACCCACCGCAAGCCTGCTGCCGGCCACGCTCAGGTGCAGCAGGCGCGCGCTGTTCTTGGCGTTGGCCACTTCCAGCGGATGCTGCAGCACCAGCAGCGCGGCACGCGGCGCGACATGGGTGATCCAGCGGCAGATGCAGGCCGACTGCGCGCGCAGACAGGTCGGGCAGCGCGCACGCTTTACTGATACATCGCTCATGGCGCCGGGCTCCAGCCGCCGCCGAGCGCGCGGTACAGGTCGACATGGGCCGCGAGCAGGCTGGCGCGCAGCTGCAGCACCGTGTTCTCGGCGCCGAAGGCGTTGCGCTGGGCGTCCAGCTCTTCGAGGTAGGACGCATAGCCGTTGGCATAGCGGTTGTGCGCCACCCGCAGCACCTCGTTGGCCGCGGTCCGCCGCGCTTCGGCCTCCATCAACTGACGCCGCAGGCCGTCGATGCCGGCCAGGGCGTTCTCGGTTTCCGCGAAGGCGCCCCGTACCACGTTCTCGTAGGTGTAGATGGCGCGGTCGCGCACCGTTCCCGCGATCTCGGCCTGGGCGCGCAGGCGGCCCGCATCGAACAGCGGCGCGAGCACGCTGCCGCCGATGCTCCACAGTTCGACCGGAGAGCGCAGCAGGCGAGCGATGCTGGCGCCTTCCACTCCCAGCGACGCGGTAAGGCGGATCGAGGGCAGCAGCTGGTCGCGCGCCGCGGCCAGGCTGGCGTCCGCGGCTGCCACCGCGCGCTCGGCCTGGGCGATGTCGGGGCGGCGCCGCAGCAGTTCGGAGGGCAGGCCGGGGGCAGGCAGGGGCAGGCGCAGGCTAAGCAGCGGCACGCCGCGCGCCACCGGCCCGGGGCTGCTGCCCACCAGCAGGTTCAGCGCCTGCTCCTGCTGCGCGATGGCGCGCTCCAGCTGCGGCACCACGCCGGCGGTGGCGTGCAGCTCGGCCTCGGCCTGCGACATCTCCAGGCGCGAGCTGTAGCCGACTTCGAACTGGTGGCGCGCCAGCGCGAACGAACGCTCGCGCGAGGCCAGCGTCTCGCGTGCCAGCGCGAGCTGGGCGTCCAGTCCCAGCAGATTGAGGTAGCCGGAAGCGGTATTCGCCGCCACAGACAGGGCCGCCGCTTCCAGGGCGGCTTCCTGCGACAAGGCGTCGAAGCGCGCCGCGTCGACGGTGCTGGCCAGGCGTCCGAACAGGTCGAGCTCGTAGGCTGCCTGCACGGTCCCGACCAGCGAGGTGACTTCCACCGGCTGCCCCAGCGGCCCGATGGCGCGCGCGCGGGTCGGGGCGAACGAGACATTCAGGGACGGCTGCTGCGCGCTGGCGGCGATGCGCACGCGCGCCGCATATTCCTGCAAGCGCGAGCGGGCGATGCGCAGGTCGCCGTTGTTGTCGAGCGCACGCCGCACCAGCGCGTCCAGCTGCGGGTCGCCGAAATGCTGCCACCAGTCGCGCGTCACGGCCGCCTCCGCGCCAGGTGCCATGCGCCAGGCAACGGGCACCTGCAGGGTCGGCGCGGGTGCCGGCTGCGGCGCCATGGCGCAGCCGGCCAACAGCAGCGGCGCCACGAGACAGGCAAGCCTCCTCATCGCGCTTCCTTGTCTGCCTGGGCGGTGTCGATCGTCGCCACCACCGACATGCCGGGCCGCAGGCGCTGGGCCAGCGGCTGGTTCGGGTCGATGCTGATCCGCACCGGGATGCGCTGCGCGATCTTGACGAAGTTGCCGGTCGCGTTGTCGGGCGTGATCACCGAGAACTCCGAGCCGGTCGCCGGGGAGATTCGTTCCACATGGCCGCGCAAGCTGGCGTTGTTGAGCGCGTCCACCGTGAAGCTCACCGGCTGGCCCAGGCGCACCCTGGCCATCTGCGTCTCCTTCATGTTGGCGATCACCCACAGCGTGCTTGGCACCAGGGCCGTGAGCTGGGCGCCGGCGTTGACGAAGGCTCCCTGGCGCACCGTCACCTGCCCCAGCTGGCCGTCGCGCGGCGCCAGGATGCGGGTGTTGGACAGGTCGATCTCGGCCAGCTTCACCGCAGCTTCGGCATTCGCCACCGCGGCCTCCAGCGAGGCGCGGCTCACGCCCACGGAACGCAGGTTCTGGCGCGCGATCTCGAGCGCCGCCCTGGCCTGGTCGCGCGCCGCCACCGCCTGGGCGCGGGTAGCGCGCGCGGCGTCGCGCTCGCGCGCCGACAGCGAACCGTCGGCCGCCAGTTCCTCGACCCGGCGCAGGTCGGCCTCGGCGCGGCGCGCCTGCGCGTCGCTCGATGCCAGCGTCGCCTGGTTCTGCGCGATCGTCGCCTGCGCGCTGGCATTGCTCTGCGCGTAGTTCTCGAGCGCGGCGCGGCGTGTCGCCAGTTCGGCGCGCGCCTGTTCCAGCCGCTGGGTCGGGATGCGGTCGTCGATGCGCATCAACAGCTCGCCCTTGCGCACCGGCTGGAAGTCCTGCACCAGCACTTCCACCACGTAGCCGCTCAACTGGGGACTGATGATGGTCACCTGCCCGCGTACCAGCGCGTTCTCGGTGCTTTGCAGCGTGCTGCGGAAAGGCGGCAGCTGCCAGGCGTAGAGCACGATCAGCACGCCGGCCAGGGCGATGGCGGCAAAGGCAAGGGCGCTGAGCAGCATACGGCGCGAACGTGGCCTCGATGGCGATGCGGCAGGGGTGGTCGATGGTTCAGGCATGTCAGTCCAGATTAGTCAGTAACCGGTTCGGGTGGCGGCGGCGCCCCGGGGGGGCGGGTTGCCGGCACCGGCGTCAAGGCAGGGAAATAACGCAGCCAGAGCGCGTGCACGAAGATCCACGCGGCGGCCGTGGCGGCCAGGATGGAAAGGACCAGGAACACGTCGTTGTAGGCCAGGATATTGGCTTCGCGCGAAGCGCTGGCGGCCAGCGAGGCGACGCCCTGGCGGGTGCGCGCGGCGGGGTCGGCCACCAGCTGGCCGACGGCGGCGGCGCCGGACTGGATGCGGCTGGCCACCAGCGGATCGAGGCTGCTGAGGTGTTCGACGATGATCGAGGAATGGTACTTCTCGCGCAGCACCTGGAACGTGCCGACGATGGCGGAGCCGAGCAGGCCGCCCAGGTTCTGGGTCAGCCCGAACAGCACCGAGAAGCTGATCAGGTTGGCCGGATTGGCGATCACGGTGCCGATCAGCGAGACCACCAGCGGCCCGAGGAAGACCGTGCCGCCGAAGGCAAGCAGGCTCTGGCTCAGGTACATCTGTTCCGGGCGGGTCTGGTTGGTGGCGTGGGCATCGAGCCAGGCGCCCAGCGCCATGATCAGGAGCGAGATGACCTGCGGCGCCATCAGGTGCTGCACGTTGATGGTCAGCGCCGAGACCACGACCCCGGCGATGGTGGCGCACAGCACGATGAGGAACAGGGTCTGCAGCTGGTCGTTGTTCAGGCCCACCAGGCGCAGGAAGCCGACCGCGCCCACGCTCTGTTCGGACAGCACGATGCGCACCAGGACCATCGACAACGCCAGGCGCAGGATGTTCGCGCTGGTGAACCAGCGCAGGTTCAGGAGCGGATTGGCGCGGTTGTGCTCCACGCAGACGGCGGCCGCCAGCAGGACGATCGCGGCGGCCAGCGCCACGCCGATCCAGGGCGCTTCGAACCACCACAGGACCCGGCCGAAGCTGACCGCCGCGCACAGCAGCGCCATGCCGGGCGCGAACAGCGCGAAGGTGACGAAGTCCATCGGACGGAAGGCCTGGAAGCGGTCGCCCGGCGGCAGCTTGAGCATCAGCACCGCGCCGAGCGAAACCAGGGCCAGGCCGAGCTCGAACATGTACAGGCCGCGCCACTCGGCGATCTGCAGCAGGTCGCTGGAAAAGATGTAGGCCAGCGGCAGCGCCAGTTGGGCGCAGCCGAGCGCCAGCGCCATGCCGCGCAGGCGCCACTCCTTCCGGAAGGCTTGCAGCACGTAGTACAGGCCGAGCGGCGACACCGCCGCCGCCAGCATGCCGTGCGCGGCGCGCACCGCGATGGCCGAGCCGAGGTCGTTCACGAACAGGTGGGCGAAGGTCACCAGCGCGTACAGCACCAGGAAGAATTCGGTAAACAGGCGCAGCCCGAACTGCTGGCGGAACTTCACCAGAAGCAGGTTCATGGACGCATTGGCCATCACGAATACGGCCGGCAGCCAGGCGGTCTCGGTGGAGTAGGCGCCCAGGGCGCCCTGCAGGTTGACCAGATTGACGGCGACCAGCGCGTTGCCGAGGCCGCCGGTGAGGGTGACCAGGATGCCAACAAAAAGGTAGGCGAAACGCAGCGGTGTCGGGTGGGCGGGCGTGGAGGGAGAGCCCGGGAGCATCGGTTTCTCGTCGGGCGCCCATTCGCGCGGCGCGTACTTGCTCATCCGATCATTCCTCCACCTCCCTTGCCAGGTAGGCATGATAACCGTTCACGAAAAACCATGCCGGAAGCTGCTCGACAGCGTGCGTGGCGTGGCAAAGATCATGAACGCGTGATCACTTTGTCACGCCACAAAAATTTAGCGCCGGAATTGCCAGATTGAGTATTGCCCTGGGTTTTCTACGTACCTAGAATCAACTTATGCCATGCGGAAATTCTTCCGTGTTTGTTTCACCTGGTACGTAGTCGAGACAGAGTCACCATGGTTCCACGCTTCACGCTCCGCAAACTCCTGGCAGCCGCCCTGGCCGCCGCCGCATTGACCCCGGGGATCGCCGTGCAGCAGGAGTTGCAACTTGATCACCGTATGAACGAACACATCGAGCAGGTGCCTGCCGGCCCGCAGGGCCGCGCCATGCTCGAGACCAC from Massilia varians encodes:
- a CDS encoding PA0069 family radical SAM protein, with the translated sequence MLGPRPLAARKGRGAISNLQGRYEVNGREEFDDGWERDEDEAAGIKTLVTNEHAKSILSRNASPDIPFNVSLNPYRGCEHGCIYCFARPTHSYLGLSPGLDFESRLFAKVNAAELLRRELAKPGYVPEHIALGVNTDAYQPCEREMRLTRQVLEVLSECRHPVGLITKSSLIERDIDLIAPMAEKNLACAAITLTTLDPEIARTLEPRAAAPARRLRTIRTLAEAGIPVSVSVAPIIPFVTEPQIERILEAALEAGAIGAHYVVLRLPHEVNPLFQEWLQAHFPERAQRVMNRVRDLRGGKDYDSDFGKRMHGEGVWADLIRQRFSKAVHRLGMGEFRGRFGRLDGSQFRKPLTVPARPSPAAGKGGSGNPAGQLDLF
- a CDS encoding tRNA-uridine aminocarboxypropyltransferase → MSDVSVKRARCPTCLRAQSACICRWITHVAPRAALLVLQHPLEVANAKNSARLLHLSVAGSRLAVGEAFDRAELDALLHADGRVPVLLYPDTPGDPSLPAPPPFEALEAQQLRLVLLDATWRKSRKMLYLNPALQALPRLALVDVAPSNYRIRKAHAPHQLSSLEAAALALGQLEGDDAVFQPLFEAFDGFVQQQAAYVPLGAPDLKSG
- a CDS encoding efflux transporter outer membrane subunit, coding for MRRLACLVAPLLLAGCAMAPQPAPAPTLQVPVAWRMAPGAEAAVTRDWWQHFGDPQLDALVRRALDNNGDLRIARSRLQEYAARVRIAASAQQPSLNVSFAPTRARAIGPLGQPVEVTSLVGTVQAAYELDLFGRLASTVDAARFDALSQEAALEAAALSVAANTASGYLNLLGLDAQLALARETLASRERSFALARHQFEVGYSSRLEMSQAEAELHATAGVVPQLERAIAQQEQALNLLVGSSPGPVARGVPLLSLRLPLPAPGLPSELLRRRPDIAQAERAVAAADASLAAARDQLLPSIRLTASLGVEGASIARLLRSPVELWSIGGSVLAPLFDAGRLRAQAEIAGTVRDRAIYTYENVVRGAFAETENALAGIDGLRRQLMEAEARRTAANEVLRVAHNRYANGYASYLEELDAQRNAFGAENTVLQLRASLLAAHVDLYRALGGGWSPAP
- a CDS encoding HlyD family secretion protein, which encodes MPEPSTTPAASPSRPRSRRMLLSALAFAAIALAGVLIVLYAWQLPPFRSTLQSTENALVRGQVTIISPQLSGYVVEVLVQDFQPVRKGELLMRIDDRIPTQRLEQARAELATRRAALENYAQSNASAQATIAQNQATLASSDAQARRAEADLRRVEELAADGSLSARERDAARATRAQAVAARDQARAALEIARQNLRSVGVSRASLEAAVANAEAAVKLAEIDLSNTRILAPRDGQLGQVTVRQGAFVNAGAQLTALVPSTLWVIANMKETQMARVRLGQPVSFTVDALNNASLRGHVERISPATGSEFSVITPDNATGNFVKIAQRIPVRISIDPNQPLAQRLRPGMSVVATIDTAQADKEAR
- a CDS encoding MFS transporter, producing the protein MSKYAPREWAPDEKPMLPGSPSTPAHPTPLRFAYLFVGILVTLTGGLGNALVAVNLVNLQGALGAYSTETAWLPAVFVMANASMNLLLVKFRQQFGLRLFTEFFLVLYALVTFAHLFVNDLGSAIAVRAAHGMLAAAVSPLGLYYVLQAFRKEWRLRGMALALGCAQLALPLAYIFSSDLLQIAEWRGLYMFELGLALVSLGAVLMLKLPPGDRFQAFRPMDFVTFALFAPGMALLCAAVSFGRVLWWFEAPWIGVALAAAIVLLAAAVCVEHNRANPLLNLRWFTSANILRLALSMVLVRIVLSEQSVGAVGFLRLVGLNNDQLQTLFLIVLCATIAGVVVSALTINVQHLMAPQVISLLIMALGAWLDAHATNQTRPEQMYLSQSLLAFGGTVFLGPLVVSLIGTVIANPANLISFSVLFGLTQNLGGLLGSAIVGTFQVLREKYHSSIIVEHLSSLDPLVASRIQSGAAAVGQLVADPAARTRQGVASLAASASREANILAYNDVFLVLSILAATAAAWIFVHALWLRYFPALTPVPATRPPGAPPPPEPVTD